GCTGCCAGTCGAAGCCGACCGTGTTGCGGATGCCGCGGGCCACGTCTTCCCAGCCGCTGCCGTCGGGGTTCATGCGGATCAGCTTGCCGTGCGCCGGCGCCGGATCGCAGATGTTGCATGGCGCGCCGATCGGCACGTACAGCTTGCCGTCCGGGCCGAACGCGATGAACTTCCAGCCGTGGTGCGTCTCGGTGGGCAGCTTGTCGGTGACCAGCGCGGGCTTCGGCGGGTCGTCCAGGTGGTTCTCGATGTCGCGCAGCACGTAGATCCGGCTCACTGCGGAGACGTACAGGTCGCCGCCCTTGAACGCCACGCCCACCGGCAGCTGCAGGCCGCTGGCGATCACCCGCGTCTTCTCGGCGACGCCGTCGCCGTTCGCGTCGGTCAGCGCGTAGACCTTGCCGGCGCTGTTGGAGCCGACGAACACCGTACCCTTCGCGCCCAGCGCGATCTCGCGCGCGTTCGGCACCTGGTCGGCATAGACGGCGATATGGAAACCCGGCGGCAGGGTCAGCCGGTCCAGCGGCAACGCGGCCTGCACCGGCAGGGACAGGACCACCAGCAACAACGACAGCAGCAGGCGCATGGCAATGCTCCTTGGCGTGGGGAAGTTGCAGGGTATAACGGCGCGCGCGCAGCCAGAAGTGGCGGCGCTCTGTAAACTGCACCCTTCCAAGGGGGACACATGAGCGAACTGGAGGATCTCACCACGCTGGTGCGCGCGGCCACGCCGCTGCTGGTGATCGAGA
This window of the Rhodanobacter soli genome carries:
- a CDS encoding PQQ-dependent sugar dehydrogenase, producing the protein MRLLLSLLLVVLSLPVQAALPLDRLTLPPGFHIAVYADQVPNAREIALGAKGTVFVGSNSAGKVYALTDANGDGVAEKTRVIASGLQLPVGVAFKGGDLYVSAVSRIYVLRDIENHLDDPPKPALVTDKLPTETHHGWKFIAFGPDGKLYVPIGAPCNICDPAPAHGKLIRMNPDGSGWEDVARGIRNTVGFDWQPGSKRLWFTDNGRDLLGDDVPSDELNEITRPGEHFGYPYCHQGDILDPEFGKGHSCKDYVPPVLKLGAHVASLGMRFYEGKQFPASYKGAIIVAEHGSWNRTKKSGYRVMTARLNGSKVVSYEPLITGFEQDESAWGRPADVQPLPDGSLLVSDDLAGVVYRVTYKP